From Myxosarcina sp. GI1, a single genomic window includes:
- the iscB gene encoding RNA-guided endonuclease IscB, whose translation MSNYIFVIDTNFQPLNPIHPARARKLLKAGKAAIYRKYPFTLVLKKAVEPKEIKQCQLKLDPGSKTTGIVLLQKNKLIWAAELTHRGQRIKNALESRRSFRRGRRNRKTRYRQPRFLNRKRSDGWIAPSLKHRVLTTMTWVKRLIKRCPIKFIAVELVRFDTQKLQQPEIEGAQYQQGTLYQYEVKEYLLEKWSRTCAYCDAKNVPLEVEHIVPKSRGGSNRVSNLTLACVPCNQAKSNRDIKDFLADKPDLLSKILKQVLAPLKVRNAPPGKLLSSTQENLADAAAVNSTRWKLFEALKTTNLPVTTGTGGQTKFNRTQQNLPKTHWLDAANVGETPQLKILTSQPLLITAKGHGIRQRAITDKYGFSKRHRGRFKLSHGFKTGDIVKANIPKGKYAGHYNGLRIAIRTKPTFALSPQNGGKQFDAHCKYLINIHKADGYSYSY comes from the coding sequence ATGTCTAATTATATATTCGTAATTGACACCAACTTTCAACCCCTTAATCCCATACATCCAGCACGAGCTAGGAAATTGCTCAAAGCAGGAAAAGCTGCCATATACCGCAAGTATCCTTTCACGCTTGTTCTCAAGAAGGCAGTAGAGCCAAAAGAGATAAAACAGTGTCAGCTAAAGCTCGATCCAGGCAGCAAAACTACAGGCATTGTCCTGCTTCAAAAGAATAAACTTATTTGGGCAGCAGAATTAACTCATAGAGGACAACGGATTAAAAACGCTCTAGAATCACGTCGCTCTTTCAGAAGGGGACGTAGAAATAGAAAAACTAGATACCGACAACCAAGGTTTCTCAACCGCAAACGCTCCGATGGATGGATAGCACCTAGTTTAAAACATCGCGTTCTTACTACTATGACCTGGGTTAAAAGACTAATCAAACGCTGTCCGATTAAGTTCATTGCCGTAGAGTTAGTTCGCTTTGATACCCAAAAGTTACAGCAACCCGAAATTGAAGGAGCGCAATATCAACAAGGTACTCTCTATCAGTACGAAGTTAAAGAATATTTGCTGGAAAAATGGAGCAGAACTTGTGCTTATTGTGATGCTAAGAACGTACCTTTAGAAGTCGAGCATATAGTTCCTAAAAGTCGAGGAGGCAGCAATCGAGTATCTAACTTGACTCTAGCCTGTGTACCGTGTAATCAGGCTAAATCCAATAGAGATATTAAAGATTTTCTAGCAGATAAACCAGACTTACTCTCAAAAATACTCAAACAAGTCTTAGCTCCTTTAAAAGTGCGGAATGCACCGCCAGGCAAGCTCTTGAGTTCAACTCAAGAGAACCTGGCGGATGCTGCTGCGGTAAATTCAACTCGTTGGAAATTGTTTGAAGCCCTAAAAACTACTAATTTACCCGTAACTACTGGCACAGGTGGACAAACGAAGTTTAACCGCACTCAACAAAACTTGCCCAAAACTCATTGGCTAGATGCGGCTAATGTTGGGGAAACTCCCCAACTGAAAATATTAACTAGTCAACCATTACTAATTACCGCTAAAGGTCACGGTATCAGGCAAAGAGCGATAACAGATAAATATGGGTTTTCCAAACGGCACCGAGGACGATTTAAGTTATCTCACGGATTCAAAACGGGAGATATCGTCAAGGCAAACATTCCCAAGGGAAAATATGCAGGACATTATAACGGGCTAAGGATTGCCATCAGAACCAAACCTACTTTTGCCCTCTCTCCCCAAAACGGAGGCAAACAGTTCGACGCGCACTGTAAGTATCTCATTAATATCCACAAAGCAGATGGCTATTCCTATTCATATTAA